The Drosophila teissieri strain GT53w chromosome X, Prin_Dtei_1.1, whole genome shotgun sequence genome has a segment encoding these proteins:
- the LOC122624610 gene encoding uncharacterized protein DDB_G0283357, with amino-acid sequence MSSNNGNDHSQQQPVTSVASTAAAATTTANSEANAAGSGSGSQTSRPATAPACPSSSNNNNNNNATSSTSFYRVNLSNTHSSSINNNTSCSSNNNHHESNSHSTLVVNTSSTATAGAAAGAGATASSASANNNHIYVNPHSYDSSTTGSASGSTAVMLPLPLPLSLPLNLPHQPSAAAAAGSGSGSGSGSGATGAASVDAQQPLALGGSNTGAISRIGTLTGTGTSTSTTLSTLNTYLFPCGADSASSCDLDSNFSQMLGAGSEGGCSSSLSQTTAPAVAGAGLGLGVQLGLGFINSRRRIRRLFGVGDMVPPVATPTPYAAALRRRSSQLVQMTKKREKELEDLEQQQRIATVASANAAFLERREQQQQQQQHLQPHLQQTQQQQQQQQQHLQFAFNPLQPEAGKKKKKKPPGPPAHTRQQSSRTMDDPMMNRPRKSTPVAGKKKDKGPENPYEKYPSPPKIQKHPPLLSLTYTKTKKIEMRKTIIKIFLKIMRQNKCFYYHLIYAICCHSFDFLACNDLNKTIKITCKYIVF; translated from the coding sequence AtgagcagcaacaatggcaacgATCATTCGCAACAGCAGCCGGTCACATCAGTTGCATccacagctgcagcagcaacaaccactgCCAATTCGGAGGCTAATGCAGctggatccggatccggatcaCAGACATCGCGACCTGCAACGGCGCCAGCatgccccagcagcagcaacaataacaacaacaataatgccaccagcagcaccagcttCTACAGGGTCAACCTGAGCAAcacgcacagcagcagcatcaacaacaacaccagctgcagcagcaacaacaatcaccATGAgagcaacagccacagcacATTGGTGGTCAACACCAGCAGCACTGCaactgcaggagcagcagcaggagcaggagcaactgCATCATCGGCCAGCGCCAACAACAATCACATCTATGTGAATCCGCACAGCTACGACAGCAGCACCACCGGCAGCGCGAGTGGCTCCACGGCAGTgatgctgccactgccactgccactaaGTCTGCCGCTCAACCTGCCACATCagccatcagcagcagctgcagcgggatcaggatcaggatcgggATCAGGATCGGGAGCCACAGGAGCAGCATCAGTCGACGCGCAGCAGCCACTTGCGTTGGGCGGCAGCAATACGGGTGCCATAAGTCGCATTGGAACGCTGACCGGAACGGGcacctccacatccaccaCCCTCAGCACCCTGAATACATATCTGTTTCCCTGTGGCGCCGACTCCGCCAGCAGCTGCGATCTGGACAGCAACTTCAGCCAGATGCTGGGCGCCGGCAGCGAGGGTGGCTGCAGCAGTTCCCTCAGCCAGACGACGGCGCCTGCGGTTGCGGGTGCAGGATTGGGATTGGGCGTGCAGCTGGGACTGGGCTTCATCAACAGTCGGCGGCGCATCAGGCGGCTGTTCGGTGTGGGAGATATGGTGCCGCcggtggccacgcccacgccgtATGCAGCCGCCCTCCGACGGCGCAGTTCGCAGCTGGTGCAAATGACCAAGAAGCGGGAGAAGGAACTGGAGGatctggagcagcagcagagaaTAGCCACGGTGGCATCGGCAAATGCCGCCTTCCTCGAGCGccgcgagcagcagcagcagcagcaacaacatctgCAACCACATCTGCAacagacgcagcagcagcagcagcagcagcagcaacatctgcagTTCGCCTTCAATCCCTTGCAACCGGAGGCggggaaaaagaagaaaaaaaagccaCCTGGACCGCCGGCGCACACGAGACAGCAATCGTCGCGCACCATGGACGATCCCATGATGAATCGACCCAGGAAGAGCACACCAGTGGCCGGCAAGAAGAAGGACAAGGGACCGGAGAACCCCTATGAGAAGTACCCATCACCaccaaaaatccaaaagcACCCACCGCTCTTAAGCCTCACCtataccaaaaccaaaaaaatcgaaatgagaaaaacaattatcaaaatatttctgAAAATTATGCGGCAAAACAAGTGCTTCTATTACCATTTGATTTACGCCATTTGCTGCCATTCGTTTGATTTTCTTGCTTGTAACGATTTGAATAAAACGATTAAGATTACCTGCAAATACATagtattttaa